A part of Flavobacteriaceae bacterium GSB9 genomic DNA contains:
- a CDS encoding VOC family protein, translated as MKLGAFSISLSVKDIKASKKFYETLGFEKFAGDLEQNHLIMKNGNALIGLFQGMFEQNIITFNPGWDESANTVEPFDDVRAIQKHLKNNNLKLEREADESTTGPASTVLFDPDGNVILIDQHV; from the coding sequence ATGAAACTAGGAGCATTTTCAATAAGCTTGAGCGTAAAAGACATAAAGGCTTCAAAAAAATTCTACGAAACTTTGGGTTTTGAAAAGTTTGCGGGCGATTTAGAGCAAAATCACCTTATCATGAAAAACGGTAATGCCCTTATTGGACTTTTTCAGGGCATGTTCGAACAGAATATTATAACGTTTAACCCGGGCTGGGATGAAAGTGCGAATACAGTTGAGCCGTTTGATGATGTTAGGGCGATTCAGAAACATTTAAAGAACAATAATCTTAAATTAGAAAGAGAGGCAGACGAAAGTACAACTGGCCCAGCGAGTACTGTTTTATTCGACCCAGATGGAAATGTTATTTTAATTGATCAACACGTATAA
- a CDS encoding VOC family protein: protein MKKRVTGIGGLFFKTSNPEATKAWYKKHLGFNTDDYGCTFWWKDKQGNDCSTQWSVFPEDTKYYEPSTKDFMVNYRVENLKALLKTLREEGVTIVGEIEEYEYGKFGWILDRDGNKIELWEPVDQAFL from the coding sequence ATGAAAAAACGCGTAACAGGTATTGGTGGATTGTTTTTTAAAACAAGCAATCCAGAAGCGACTAAAGCATGGTACAAAAAGCATTTAGGCTTTAATACAGACGATTATGGTTGTACCTTTTGGTGGAAGGATAAACAAGGCAACGATTGCTCAACACAATGGAGTGTTTTTCCTGAGGATACCAAATATTACGAGCCTTCGACAAAAGACTTTATGGTTAATTACCGCGTTGAAAACCTCAAAGCATTGTTAAAAACATTAAGAGAAGAAGGCGTAACCATTGTTGGCGAAATCGAAGAATACGAGTATGGTAAATTTGGCTGGATTTTAGATAGAGATGGCAATAAAATAGAGCTTTGGGAACCAGTTGACCAAGCTTTTTTGTAA
- a CDS encoding DUF1801 domain-containing protein translates to MQYKASSPEDYISQVPKEHQSALKKLRQVINAHLPKGFEEGIQYGMIGFYVPHSVYPDGYHCNPKAPLPFMSFASQKNSINLYHNGIYAIPEIHDWFVDEYPKRCTGKLDMGKSCIRFKKVDHIPYDLIAELCTKLSADEWIAVYEANIKKK, encoded by the coding sequence GCCAGCTCGCCCGAAGACTACATAAGCCAAGTTCCAAAAGAACACCAAAGTGCTCTAAAAAAGCTACGGCAAGTTATCAATGCCCATTTGCCAAAAGGTTTTGAGGAAGGCATACAGTACGGTATGATTGGGTTTTATGTGCCGCATTCGGTTTATCCCGATGGATACCATTGCAATCCAAAAGCACCCTTGCCTTTTATGAGTTTTGCTTCCCAAAAAAACTCAATAAACCTATACCATAATGGTATTTATGCAATACCAGAAATTCACGATTGGTTTGTAGACGAATATCCAAAACGCTGCACAGGAAAATTGGATATGGGCAAAAGTTGTATCCGTTTTAAAAAAGTAGACCACATTCCCTATGACTTAATTGCCGAACTATGTACAAAACTTTCAGCGGATGAATGGATTGCCGTTTACGAGGCTAACATCAAGAAGAAATAA